A segment of the Candidatus Protochlamydia naegleriophila genome:
TCGAGTAAATAATCTAGGGTGCCAAATTTTTCTAGCAAATCAGCCGCTGTTTTAGGTCCAAATCCTGATAGTCCAGGAACGTTATCGGAGGCGTCACCCATGATGGCTAAAAAGTCGATCATCTGCTCCGGTTTGACACCGAATTGTTCTTTGACGTCTTCAGATGCCAGAATGAGATTCTCTTTGAAGGTATTTAAAATTAAAATGCGATCGGTTACAAGCTGGCACATGTCTTTATCACTTGTGCAGAGATAAGTTGTGGCTTGCATATTGGCGGCCCACTGCGCCACACTGCCCATCGTATCATCGGCTTCCACGTTGGGAACCATTAATTCTGGAATTCCCATGAGCTGGCAAAATTGCTGGGCCCACAAGATTTGATAAAGCAGATCTTTGGGCATCTCTTTACGATGTGCCTTGTAGTCCGCATATAATTCTGTTCTGGAACGGGCATTATTGGGGCCATCAAAAACGGCAACTAGATGCGAGGGATTAAAGTCTTTAATGAGCTTGAGAACGGAGCGAATAAATCCGAATAAGGCATTGGTAGATTCTCCTTTGGCGTTCGTCATTTGACGAATGGCAAAATAAGAACGATAAATGTAGCCCGAAGCATCTAGAATATAAAGTTTGTCCATGAAGAGTCACAAGATTAAATAAAAGAAAGGAAATGTAAGAGGGTTGATTTATATTACAAAAATCTCGAAACGCCCTCTAAGCTGAACGAAATGTCCGTGTTTCTTTAGATTATAACTTATTGAGCAAATTTTTAAATAGTGCAATTTATGTTTTGGTGATCTGAAAAGAGAATAGGGTTAAAATTGCTTAATAAATGTCACTGCAGGCGGGTGATTTCAAGGTAGGCTGTTACAGCGCCTGAGCTGGGAGGTGCTGACAAGTCGGTTCCTTCTGGAGATCCGCTGCGTATTCTAAATGTGGCATTGTCAGGTGCTGATGCAATAAATGATCCGGAGATCATGGATTGTGAATTCGTGCCATCAATTATGATGGCAGCTCCTTGAGGGAAGGCTCCATTGATGGCAACACCTATTTCACTTAGGTTGGTTGCAGCTGCACCGTAGCTGATTTTAAACGTGCCACCCGTCAGAACCGTTAAATCGCCACTTAGAGGATTAAAATCATAGTCTGAAGTTATTTCGGGAGTTGTACCTCCAATCAATAAAGATTCACCAACAGGGACATTTCCTGTGAGAATCGTGAAAATATAGGCAAATGATGAAAGCGAGACTGGACCTGTGGCTCCTGTTGCGCCAGTTGCTCCTATGGCTCCTTGTGGGCCTTGAAGTCCAGCAGCTCCCGGAATCCCTTGCGGCCCTTGTGGTCCGATTGCTCCTGTGGGTCCGGTAGGGCCTGTTCGAGACAGATGATATTTATGACTTAACTGATTAACTAGCCATTCGGCCAGAAGTCTTTGATGTTTATTAGAAGAGCCGCTTTCACTCGCTTCTAGAAAAGGTGCGCAAGTTAATAGGAAAAAGCAAAGGGAACAGAACTTCATAATCCACTTAATCTTATTTTTCAGCCTAAATTAACTTATCTATATTTTTTTGCAAATTTTTTTTGATCAGGGAGTAAAAAGAGCAGGCAGATTTGTGTTTGATAGCAGCGATTGACAGGTTTATCGTGGCAGGCGCTATAATGTTGCAGAAGCAGACAGGCTCTAAATCCTGTCTGCGACTCGTTTTATTGAGGGTAATAGAGGTAGAGATAGCGATTTTGCAAGAGAAGATCGACCGCTGGAGAGACTGACATCTCATGTTTGATTGTCCCTGTCATTAACGAGGCTTGGCTAGAAAATAGATTTTTCCACCATCCTTTGTTTTCTAAGCGGATAACCTGGTAGTAATCGCCTTCGATTCCAACCGTTTTTAGAAGCTCTTTTAAGGTAGCACTGATGGACGATCCGCTGACATCGATGAATCCTCTTTCGAGGGCTTCATTGGCAGGGAAGATGTGGGCACCATAGTCTTTGATGAGCTTTTCTTTAGAGATATCGGGGCGGTTAGAGGTGACTAGATTAACAAAGTGGCTGTAGTAGTAGTCTACGATTTGTTTATAATTGTCCTCTTCACCTGGTTTCCAAGGGCGAAGCGGATTCATTGCATCTTTGTCTTTACCGGCCGAGATTGTTAGCGCTTCTACCCCAATTTTATCGAGTAGTTTAGTGACATTCATGAAGGTCGGAGCTATGACGCCAACGCTTCCGATCAAGCTAATTTCGCTTGCGAAAATTTTATCGGCTGCAAGTGCAATGTACATACCACCCGATGCGCACAAACCGTCGACATAAGCATAAACGGGAACTTGATATTTCTTTTTGTAATCGATGACGGCATTGTAGATTCCATCTGCGTCGGTGACTGTTCCGCCTGGCGTATTAATATAGAGTAGCAAGCCTTTCACGCGATTGTTTTTATAGTCTCCTTCTCGCGATTCCACTAGCTGTTGTTTAACGGTGTGAGCGCTTAGCTCTTCTGTCCCTATAATACCATCGATGTTGATTTGAAGAATGACCGGAGCTTCGCTTGAGAGCACCTCACGTTTGCCATTGGCATTAGGCAAAATTTCCTCAGTATGGACTGTTGTTAGTTGATTGTCTTTTGTTCCAGAAGATAAGACGCCGAGCAAAATGGCGGTTGCCAAAATGCCAAAGCAAATGCCAATGACAGCACAAAAAGCCACGAAGAGGGCTCTTAGTGCAGAATAAAAAATAGATTCTCGCATAACTCTTAACCTTTAAAAATTTGTAACTCTTTCATTTCCAATGTTTTTACGCTTTGGATGCCGAAGAAACGTTGAAAGTTGCCGTTTTTGTGGCCACCGAATCGCGTGCGTAAGGTGAGCTTATAATACAAAAAGGAGTTAATACCAAGTCGAGATATAGTCTGGTAAATGCGTGCTATTTCTTCTTTTATGAGTGGAGTCCGTGAATGGGGAAGCTGAATCGATGCGCATAAAATGGCTGCATTTAATCTATCAAGAGATTAAAATTTAGCTCATTATATCTTTTACTTGTGTGTAGGTTATGGCTGTTTGGAAATGTTTATTTTTAATGTGTTTAATGGGGTATTCTAGCATGGCTTCTTCTTCTCTTTGCACTCCACAAATCCTTTCCTCTG
Coding sequences within it:
- a CDS encoding collagen-like protein, producing the protein MKFCSLCFFLLTCAPFLEASESGSSNKHQRLLAEWLVNQLSHKYHLSRTGPTGPTGAIGPQGPQGIPGAAGLQGPQGAIGATGATGATGPVSLSSFAYIFTILTGNVPVGESLLIGGTTPEITSDYDFNPLSGDLTVLTGGTFKISYGAAATNLSEIGVAINGAFPQGAAIIIDGTNSQSMISGSFIASAPDNATFRIRSGSPEGTDLSAPPSSGAVTAYLEITRLQ
- a CDS encoding S49 family peptidase; translation: MRESIFYSALRALFVAFCAVIGICFGILATAILLGVLSSGTKDNQLTTVHTEEILPNANGKREVLSSEAPVILQINIDGIIGTEELSAHTVKQQLVESREGDYKNNRVKGLLLYINTPGGTVTDADGIYNAVIDYKKKYQVPVYAYVDGLCASGGMYIALAADKIFASEISLIGSVGVIAPTFMNVTKLLDKIGVEALTISAGKDKDAMNPLRPWKPGEEDNYKQIVDYYYSHFVNLVTSNRPDISKEKLIKDYGAHIFPANEALERGFIDVSGSSISATLKELLKTVGIEGDYYQVIRLENKGWWKNLFSSQASLMTGTIKHEMSVSPAVDLLLQNRYLYLYYPQ